A single region of the Polymorphum gilvum SL003B-26A1 genome encodes:
- a CDS encoding IS481 family transposase, which yields MGQSSTARQASPRDAASKVAQQRLSVLELARELGNVAEACRQRGMDRTSFYEWKRRFQTQGFDGLKDLPPIHKSHPQTTAPEVVDRIKELALAHPAYGCNRHEAMLALEGVRVSSITIQKILNESGLGTKVERWLALEAQNAETAIEITPEQAAFLEKLNPCFRERHVESSAPGELLSADTFFVGSLKGVGKVYLHAVVDTFGSYAFGFLHVSKQPEAAVAVLHNDVLPFYRHLDLPVKAVLTDNGREFCGTDRHPYELYLDLNGIEHRRTKVKTPKTNGFVERFNGTVLDEFFRVKMRETFYETVEALQADLDAWLVHYNTERPHLGYRNQGRRPVETVMSFVSQEG from the coding sequence ATGGGACAATCATCAACAGCAAGGCAGGCCTCGCCTCGTGATGCCGCCAGCAAGGTGGCGCAGCAGCGTTTGAGCGTGCTTGAGCTGGCGAGGGAACTCGGCAACGTCGCCGAGGCCTGCCGTCAGCGAGGCATGGACCGGACCAGCTTCTACGAGTGGAAGCGCCGGTTTCAGACGCAAGGGTTCGACGGGCTGAAGGACCTGCCGCCGATCCACAAGAGCCATCCGCAGACGACGGCGCCCGAGGTGGTGGACAGGATCAAGGAGCTTGCGCTGGCGCATCCCGCCTATGGCTGTAATCGGCACGAGGCGATGCTGGCGCTGGAAGGTGTCCGGGTGTCGTCGATCACCATCCAGAAGATCCTCAACGAAAGCGGCCTCGGCACCAAGGTCGAGCGCTGGCTGGCGCTGGAGGCACAGAACGCCGAGACGGCCATCGAGATCACGCCCGAACAGGCCGCCTTCCTGGAGAAGCTGAACCCCTGCTTCCGGGAAAGGCACGTGGAATCAAGCGCGCCGGGCGAGCTCCTGTCGGCCGACACGTTCTTCGTGGGCAGTCTCAAGGGCGTCGGCAAGGTCTATCTGCACGCCGTGGTCGATACCTTCGGCAGCTACGCCTTCGGCTTCCTGCACGTCTCCAAGCAGCCCGAGGCGGCGGTCGCAGTACTGCACAACGACGTGCTGCCCTTCTACCGCCATCTCGATTTGCCGGTGAAAGCCGTGCTGACCGACAATGGCCGCGAGTTCTGCGGGACGGACCGGCATCCTTACGAGCTCTATCTCGACCTCAATGGCATCGAGCACCGCCGCACGAAGGTGAAGACGCCAAAGACCAACGGCTTCGTCGAGCGCTTCAACGGCACGGTGCTGGACGAGTTCTTCCGGGTGAAGATGCGCGAGACTTTCTACGAGACCGTCGAAGCCCTGCAGGCCGATCTCGACGCCTGGCTCGTCCACTACAACACAGAGCGCCCGCATCTGGGCTACCGCAACCAAGGCAGACGGCCTGTCGAAACCGTCATGTCATTCGTTAGCCAAGAAGGTTAA
- a CDS encoding bacteriophage-like protein, whose translation MPEIVTLHVPFRIVKRGGRKEMQMPEGATQPRRTDSTLVKALARAFRWKRMLGSGEFASIAELAEHEGIAPSYMTRVLRLTLLAPDIVEAILDGRKGPNVTLARMLEPFPLDWWEQRAARA comes from the coding sequence ATCCCGGAGATTGTCACGCTCCACGTCCCATTCAGGATCGTAAAGCGTGGCGGGCGGAAGGAGATGCAGATGCCCGAGGGCGCCACGCAACCGCGGCGGACAGACAGCACGCTGGTCAAGGCGTTGGCCCGCGCGTTCCGCTGGAAGCGGATGCTCGGGTCAGGTGAGTTCGCTAGCATCGCCGAACTGGCCGAGCACGAGGGGATTGCGCCATCTTACATGACCCGCGTCTTGCGGCTGACGCTTCTTGCGCCCGACATCGTCGAGGCGATTCTGGACGGTAGGAAAGGACCGAACGTGACGCTAGCACGGATGTTGGAACCGTTTCCATTGGACTGGTGGGAGCAGCGAGCGGCCCGCGCCTAG
- a CDS encoding very short patch repair endonuclease — MVDFLSPSERSERMSRIRSSNTAPEVALRRAMHALGFRFRLHSKGLPGKPDIVLPRYKTVIFVHGCFWHRHRGCKVATTPKTNTEFWVEKFDRNVARDARTREQLERLGWRVIVVWECELRSANQVAGAVRRVADEICPERFVGAPAGN; from the coding sequence GTGGTCGATTTCCTGAGCCCTTCGGAGCGATCGGAGCGCATGTCGCGGATCCGCTCGTCGAACACTGCGCCGGAAGTTGCGCTACGTCGCGCTATGCACGCCCTCGGCTTCAGGTTCAGGCTTCACAGCAAGGGCTTGCCAGGCAAGCCTGATATCGTCCTGCCGCGCTATAAGACTGTCATCTTCGTCCACGGCTGTTTCTGGCACCGCCATCGAGGCTGCAAGGTCGCCACCACGCCAAAGACCAATACTGAGTTTTGGGTAGAGAAGTTCGACCGAAATGTCGCGCGCGATGCGCGGACTAGGGAACAGCTCGAAAGGTTGGGATGGAGGGTAATCGTCGTCTGGGAGTGCGAGTTGAGGTCCGCAAATCAGGTGGCTGGGGCTGTGCGCAGAGTCGCGGATGAAATTTGCCCTGAACGATTCGTGGGAGCTCCGGCGGGAAACTAA
- a CDS encoding DNA cytosine methyltransferase yields the protein MARRAQKDVLLADLTGLWGSAGGRTLREALGKAAGEFDEVKQARKFVDLFSGCGGLSLGLSLAGMRGLFAIERDDMAFETFSTNFIGDDSPEAYRFMWPSWLDQRAWGIDEVLGEHKEQLEQLRGEVEVLAGGPPCQGFSFAGRRIEDDPRNLLFNKYVEVVEALQPNVLVLENVPGMQVAHKSGAVVDLQSGRSPRKQSFYERLADSLDTAGYVVKAELLDASRFGVPQKRSRLIAIGIRKGLLPFLAGGIDRVFALLEEARCQQLRELGVGEVISAADAISDLEIGDRPMVPCTDAQSPRGFFEATPRSAMTTYQELMRQGASGTPNSMRLARHRDEVRQRFARILLECRKGVRMNDEARLGYGLKKHRIYPMSPTEPAPTITTLPDDVLHYSEPRILTVRESARIQSFPDWFLFKGKYTTGGDRRTRECPRYTQVGNAVPPYLARVIGMAVSQALKEIELAQADFATSELRTVAAAE from the coding sequence ATGGCCAGGCGGGCGCAAAAGGATGTATTGCTGGCTGACCTGACCGGGCTTTGGGGCTCGGCTGGCGGCAGGACGCTGCGCGAAGCGCTCGGCAAGGCTGCAGGCGAGTTTGACGAGGTCAAGCAGGCGCGAAAGTTTGTGGACTTGTTTTCTGGCTGTGGAGGGCTGTCTCTCGGGCTTTCTCTGGCGGGGATGCGTGGCCTCTTTGCAATAGAGCGCGACGATATGGCATTTGAGACGTTCTCCACCAATTTCATTGGGGATGACTCGCCAGAAGCATACCGCTTCATGTGGCCGTCCTGGCTGGACCAGCGGGCGTGGGGTATCGATGAGGTCCTCGGAGAGCACAAGGAACAACTCGAGCAACTGCGCGGCGAGGTCGAGGTTCTAGCCGGTGGCCCCCCCTGTCAGGGATTTAGCTTCGCGGGACGGAGAATAGAGGACGATCCCCGGAACCTACTCTTCAACAAGTATGTTGAAGTCGTTGAAGCTCTGCAGCCGAACGTGCTGGTCCTAGAAAACGTCCCGGGCATGCAGGTAGCCCATAAGAGTGGAGCCGTGGTTGACCTGCAATCGGGGCGCTCGCCGCGAAAGCAATCCTTTTACGAGAGGTTGGCTGATAGTCTCGATACCGCAGGTTATGTGGTGAAAGCCGAACTCTTGGATGCGTCCCGCTTCGGAGTACCGCAGAAGCGTTCCAGGCTTATCGCCATCGGCATACGAAAAGGTCTTTTGCCATTTCTTGCTGGCGGCATCGATCGCGTCTTTGCTTTGCTAGAAGAAGCACGGTGTCAGCAGCTGCGGGAACTCGGGGTAGGCGAGGTCATATCTGCCGCAGATGCGATCTCCGACCTGGAGATTGGAGATCGCCCAATGGTGCCCTGCACCGATGCCCAATCGCCGCGTGGTTTTTTCGAGGCCACGCCCCGCTCAGCTATGACGACCTACCAAGAGCTCATGCGTCAGGGCGCCTCGGGCACGCCTAACAGCATGCGGCTAGCGCGTCACCGAGATGAAGTTCGCCAAAGGTTTGCCCGGATACTCCTGGAATGTCGCAAGGGCGTCCGGATGAACGACGAGGCGCGCCTCGGATATGGTCTCAAGAAGCACCGAATATACCCCATGTCTCCAACTGAGCCGGCGCCAACGATTACGACTCTGCCTGACGATGTACTGCATTATTCAGAGCCAAGGATCCTTACGGTCCGAGAAAGTGCGCGCATTCAGTCGTTCCCTGATTGGTTTTTGTTTAAGGGCAAATACACAACAGGGGGCGACCGGCGGACACGCGAGTGCCCGCGGTATACTCAAGTCGGCAATGCCGTACCACCGTATCTGGCGCGTGTAATCGGGATGGCAGTATCGCAGGCGCTGAAGGAAATTGAGCTTGCGCAAGCGGACTTTGCAACAAGTGAGCTGCGCACCGTAGCGGCAGCGGAGTAG
- a CDS encoding type II toxin-antitoxin system prevent-host-death family antitoxin — translation MKAMSARDAKHQFGLLIDTARAEPVVIEKHGRPVVVVVAVEEFERLTALSDAATVEPRES, via the coding sequence ATGAAGGCCATGTCCGCACGGGACGCGAAGCATCAGTTCGGCCTGCTCATCGACACCGCCCGAGCCGAACCGGTGGTGATCGAGAAACACGGCCGCCCGGTTGTGGTGGTCGTGGCCGTGGAAGAATTCGAACGGCTGACGGCGCTGAGTGACGCAGCGACTGTCGAGCCTCGGGAAAGTTGA
- a CDS encoding BA14K family protein: MTLKTLVFGLMLAAPLGLAATAAGAATAPAGDLSAAAGPTAAAGPQATDDHIRLAQPVPPPPGWGWGGPAPPPGWGRPPPPPPPPGWGRPPPPPPGWGRPPPPPPPVWGRPPPPPPGYSRSAHVRWCLNRYRSYNPATDMYLGFDGRYHYCRSPYR, encoded by the coding sequence ATGACCTTGAAGACACTGGTGTTCGGCCTGATGCTGGCAGCCCCGCTCGGGCTTGCCGCCACCGCGGCCGGCGCCGCCACCGCTCCGGCCGGCGACCTGTCCGCCGCCGCCGGTCCGACCGCTGCGGCCGGGCCGCAGGCGACGGACGACCACATCCGCCTGGCGCAGCCTGTGCCGCCGCCGCCCGGCTGGGGCTGGGGCGGTCCGGCGCCGCCTCCAGGCTGGGGCCGCCCGCCACCGCCACCGCCACCGCCCGGCTGGGGCCGCCCGCCGCCGCCACCGCCCGGCTGGGGCCGCCCGCCGCCGCCCCCGCCGCCGGTCTGGGGCCGCCCGCCCCCGCCGCCTCCGGGCTACAGCCGCAGCGCCCATGTGCGCTGGTGCCTCAACCGCTACCGGTCCTACAACCCGGCGACGGACATGTATCTCGGCTTCGACGGCCGCTATCACTACTGCCGCAGCCCCTATCGCTGA
- a CDS encoding DUF2147 domain-containing protein, with amino-acid sequence MSMTAAGISSALALALALALGLGVLVASAATPARAAPDIAGDWLTPEGAVVRIEACGGAPCGRLVRFRPPPGLTMETTRDANNRDASKRARKVLGLTVLWQLAPAGDIWRGRTYDPRRGFSAVATLTAADRGRLTVRGCVRVLVELCESETWTRLR; translated from the coding sequence ATGTCGATGACGGCGGCGGGGATTTCGTCCGCCCTAGCGCTCGCGCTCGCCCTCGCCCTCGGCCTCGGCGTGCTGGTCGCGTCGGCGGCCACGCCCGCGCGCGCCGCGCCCGACATCGCCGGCGACTGGCTGACGCCGGAGGGCGCGGTGGTGCGCATCGAGGCCTGCGGCGGCGCGCCCTGCGGCCGGCTGGTGCGCTTCCGCCCGCCGCCGGGCCTGACCATGGAGACGACGCGCGACGCCAACAACCGCGACGCGTCGAAACGCGCGCGCAAGGTGCTCGGCCTGACCGTGCTGTGGCAGCTCGCCCCCGCCGGCGACATCTGGCGCGGGCGAACCTACGACCCGCGCCGCGGCTTTTCCGCCGTCGCAACGCTGACCGCCGCCGACCGCGGGCGGCTGACGGTCAGGGGCTGCGTGCGCGTGCTGGTCGAACTGTGCGAGAGCGAGACCTGGACGCGCCTGCGCTAG
- a CDS encoding glutathione S-transferase N-terminal domain-containing protein, translating to MTVTQTQPIELHYWPTPNGWKVSIMLEELGVPYDLKLVNIGKGDQFRPEFLAIAPNNRMPAIVDPQGPDGKPISVFESGAILMYLGRKFGRFYPTDERTRVQVEEWLMWQMGGFGPMLGQNHHFRLYAPEKIPYAMERYLNETHRLYGVLNRRLEGRDFVAGAYSIADMAIIGWAQGWQNQGMDLDEFANVKAWKARVEERPAVVRGLAVGRAEREKLQLAENKDAQSVLFGQRAR from the coding sequence ATGACCGTTACCCAGACCCAGCCGATCGAACTGCACTACTGGCCGACGCCGAACGGCTGGAAGGTATCGATCATGCTGGAGGAACTCGGCGTTCCCTACGACCTGAAGCTGGTCAACATCGGCAAGGGCGACCAGTTCAGGCCCGAGTTCCTGGCGATAGCGCCCAACAACCGCATGCCGGCGATCGTCGATCCGCAGGGACCGGACGGGAAGCCGATCTCGGTGTTCGAATCCGGCGCCATCCTGATGTATCTCGGCCGCAAGTTCGGCCGGTTCTACCCGACCGACGAGCGCACCCGCGTGCAGGTCGAGGAATGGCTGATGTGGCAGATGGGCGGCTTCGGCCCGATGCTCGGCCAGAATCACCACTTCCGCCTCTACGCGCCGGAAAAGATCCCTTATGCCATGGAACGCTACCTGAACGAGACGCACCGGCTCTACGGCGTGCTGAACAGGCGCCTGGAGGGACGCGACTTCGTCGCTGGCGCCTATTCCATCGCCGACATGGCGATCATCGGCTGGGCGCAGGGCTGGCAGAACCAGGGCATGGACCTCGACGAGTTCGCCAACGTGAAGGCCTGGAAGGCGCGCGTCGAGGAGCGTCCCGCCGTGGTCCGTGGCCTCGCCGTCGGCCGCGCGGAGCGCGAGAAATTGCAGCTGGCGGAGAACAAGGACGCCCAGAGCGTGCTGTTCGGCCAGCGCGCCCGCTGA
- a CDS encoding GNAT family N-acetyltransferase, which translates to MSDASADTVAIVPARREHLPAIVGLMNASAVGARAGAESEDLAPYARAFEEILAAPETDLYVALDAGGTVVATYQITYCKGLAFRGRPRATVESVHTRADLRGRGIGAKMMRHAVDLARARDCCMVQLTSNKLRPDAHRFYLRLGFDQSHLGFKLML; encoded by the coding sequence ATGTCCGACGCATCCGCCGACACCGTTGCCATCGTGCCCGCGCGGCGCGAGCATCTGCCCGCCATCGTGGGCCTGATGAACGCCAGCGCGGTCGGCGCGCGCGCCGGGGCGGAGAGCGAGGACCTGGCGCCCTACGCCCGCGCCTTCGAGGAGATCCTGGCCGCGCCGGAGACCGATCTCTACGTCGCGCTCGACGCCGGCGGCACGGTGGTGGCGACCTACCAGATCACCTATTGCAAGGGCCTTGCCTTCCGGGGCCGGCCGCGGGCGACGGTGGAGAGCGTGCACACGCGCGCGGACCTGCGCGGGCGCGGCATCGGGGCGAAGATGATGCGCCATGCGGTGGACCTCGCCCGGGCGCGCGACTGCTGCATGGTGCAGCTGACCTCGAACAAGCTGCGCCCCGACGCGCACCGCTTCTACCTGCGTCTCGGCTTCGACCAGAGTCATCTCGGTTTCAAGCTGATGCTGTGA
- a CDS encoding glycosyltransferase family 39 protein, with amino-acid sequence MTLPHPDTGADTPSGARSDGLPPYAGAAGVVAVVAAWGLAHTLLRGLASPVLGTDDMLENVFVQSLEAGYLLRQPPLYEWLLWTLQQALGPTIWSFLLLKYALLTVAALFLFLVARRAIDDPRVAGLCVLSYSLLYQFGWNLHEGVTHTLVLTAACAASAWALLRAMESGRLAAYVPVGLAVGAGLLAKHSYPLFLSALLAAAVSDRAWRPRLRVAGLALALAVAAAVYAPYLAWTLGQGHGIVTESAGVMGTAAPAPHLQRAGTGLALLAWSLTGFSMPFLAIVVALFWPQVRAVGTGAVPRANDVARLCGRATVVAVAVTALLIVATGATYVKERHMHAVLLLLPIWLFARIAAAPGAKRWRALGLTIAAVAAVALVARVPGLVIPERLACGGKCRPLTPYAEIRDDLAALGAGQATLVGDDAYTAGNLRVLFPTARVAIPAWRPPLPPRAACLYVWDAGEAPPAAAAADAFVALFSGGRLPVRAGEARYLAGAWSHPWKPEGFRVTHWGVQPLDAADPLCQ; translated from the coding sequence ATGACCTTGCCCCATCCCGACACTGGCGCCGACACCCCCTCCGGCGCCCGTTCCGACGGGCTTCCGCCCTATGCCGGCGCGGCCGGCGTCGTCGCAGTCGTCGCCGCCTGGGGCCTGGCGCACACGCTGCTGCGCGGGCTGGCCTCGCCGGTGCTCGGCACCGACGACATGCTCGAAAACGTCTTCGTGCAGTCGCTGGAGGCCGGCTACCTGCTGCGCCAGCCGCCGCTCTACGAATGGCTGCTGTGGACCCTGCAGCAGGCGCTCGGGCCGACGATCTGGAGCTTCCTGCTGCTCAAGTACGCCCTGCTGACGGTGGCGGCGCTGTTCCTGTTCCTCGTTGCCCGGCGGGCCATCGACGACCCGAGGGTCGCCGGCCTGTGCGTGCTGTCCTATTCGCTGCTCTACCAGTTCGGCTGGAACCTGCACGAGGGCGTCACCCACACGCTGGTACTGACGGCGGCCTGCGCGGCGAGCGCCTGGGCGCTGCTGCGGGCGATGGAGAGCGGCCGGCTCGCCGCCTATGTGCCGGTCGGCCTGGCGGTCGGGGCCGGGCTGCTCGCCAAGCATTCCTATCCGCTGTTCCTGTCCGCCCTGCTCGCCGCCGCCGTCAGCGACCGCGCCTGGCGTCCGCGCCTGCGCGTCGCCGGGCTCGCGCTCGCCCTTGCCGTTGCGGCCGCCGTCTACGCGCCCTATCTGGCGTGGACGCTCGGCCAGGGCCACGGCATCGTCACGGAAAGCGCCGGCGTGATGGGCACGGCGGCACCGGCACCGCACCTGCAGCGCGCCGGCACCGGCCTTGCCCTGCTGGCCTGGAGCCTCACCGGCTTCTCCATGCCGTTCCTGGCCATCGTCGTCGCGCTGTTCTGGCCGCAGGTGCGGGCGGTCGGCACAGGCGCCGTGCCGCGGGCCAACGACGTCGCCCGGCTGTGCGGCCGCGCCACGGTCGTCGCCGTCGCCGTCACGGCGCTGCTGATCGTCGCGACCGGGGCGACCTACGTCAAGGAGCGGCACATGCACGCCGTGCTGCTGCTGCTGCCGATCTGGCTGTTCGCGCGCATCGCGGCGGCGCCGGGCGCCAAGCGCTGGCGCGCGCTCGGCCTCACGATCGCCGCCGTCGCCGCCGTGGCGCTGGTGGCGCGCGTGCCGGGGCTCGTCATCCCGGAGCGGCTCGCCTGCGGCGGCAAATGCCGCCCGCTGACGCCCTATGCGGAGATCCGCGACGACCTTGCCGCGCTCGGCGCCGGGCAGGCGACGCTGGTCGGCGACGACGCCTATACCGCGGGGAACCTGCGCGTGCTGTTTCCGACCGCGCGCGTCGCGATCCCCGCGTGGCGGCCGCCGCTGCCGCCGCGCGCCGCCTGCCTCTATGTCTGGGACGCCGGCGAGGCGCCGCCCGCGGCGGCGGCCGCGGACGCCTTCGTGGCGCTTTTTTCCGGTGGCCGGCTGCCGGTGCGTGCCGGCGAGGCGCGCTATCTCGCCGGAGCCTGGTCGCATCCCTGGAAGCCGGAGGGGTTCAGGGTCACCCATTGGGGCGTGCAGCCGCTCGACGCCGCCGATCCGCTGTGCCAATGA
- the gatB gene encoding Asp-tRNA(Asn)/Glu-tRNA(Gln) amidotransferase subunit GatB — MTIVEARKPDPKKFIKGATGDWEVVIGMEVHAQVTSEAKLFSGASTEFGKDPNANVSFVDAAMPGMLPVINEECVRQAIRTGLGLKARINLKSVFDRKNYFYPDLPQGYQISQFKQPIVGEGTIVLDMPDERVEIGVERLHLEQDAGKSLHDQHPTMSFVDLNRSGVALMEIVSKPDLRSSDEAKAYLTKLRTILRYLGTCDGNMDQGSMRADVNVSVRRPGEPFGTRCEIKNVNSIRFVGQAIEYEARRQIGILEDGGTIDQETRLFDAVKGETRSMRSKEEAHDYRYFPDPDLLPLEFTQAYVDDLAAHLPELPDDKKGRFVADYGLTAYDADVLVAEKVSADFFEQVAQGRDAKVAANWVINELFGRLNKEGLDVSTSPVSAAQLGAIIDLIRAGTISGKIAKDLFEIVWSEGGDPAAIVEARGMKQVTDLGAIEKVVDEIIAANPDKVAQAKEKPTLLGWFVGQVMKASQGKANPQAVNDLLKAKIGIE; from the coding sequence ATGACGATTGTCGAGGCACGCAAGCCCGATCCGAAGAAATTCATCAAGGGCGCCACCGGCGACTGGGAAGTCGTGATCGGCATGGAGGTCCATGCCCAGGTGACCTCCGAGGCCAAGCTGTTTTCCGGCGCGTCGACCGAATTCGGCAAGGACCCCAACGCCAACGTCAGCTTCGTCGATGCGGCGATGCCGGGCATGCTGCCGGTCATCAACGAGGAATGCGTGCGCCAGGCGATCCGCACCGGCCTCGGCCTGAAGGCGCGGATCAACCTGAAATCCGTGTTCGACCGCAAGAACTACTTCTATCCGGACCTGCCGCAGGGCTACCAGATCTCCCAGTTCAAGCAGCCGATCGTCGGCGAGGGCACGATCGTGCTCGACATGCCCGACGAACGGGTCGAGATTGGCGTCGAGCGCCTGCACCTCGAACAGGACGCCGGCAAGTCGCTGCACGACCAGCACCCGACCATGTCCTTCGTGGACCTCAACCGCTCGGGCGTCGCGTTGATGGAGATCGTCTCCAAGCCGGACCTGCGCTCGTCCGACGAGGCCAAGGCCTATCTGACCAAGCTGCGCACCATCCTGCGCTATCTCGGCACCTGCGACGGCAACATGGACCAGGGCTCCATGCGCGCCGACGTCAACGTCTCCGTGCGCCGGCCGGGCGAGCCCTTCGGCACCCGCTGCGAGATCAAGAACGTCAACTCCATCCGCTTCGTCGGCCAGGCGATCGAATACGAGGCGCGGCGCCAGATCGGCATCCTGGAAGACGGCGGCACCATCGACCAGGAGACCCGCCTGTTCGACGCGGTCAAGGGCGAGACGCGCTCAATGCGCTCCAAGGAAGAGGCGCACGACTACCGTTACTTCCCCGATCCCGACCTGCTGCCGCTGGAATTCACGCAAGCCTATGTCGACGATCTGGCCGCGCATCTGCCGGAACTGCCCGACGACAAGAAGGGCCGCTTCGTCGCCGACTACGGCCTGACTGCCTATGATGCCGACGTGCTGGTCGCCGAGAAGGTCTCGGCCGACTTCTTCGAGCAGGTGGCACAGGGCCGCGACGCCAAGGTGGCGGCCAACTGGGTGATCAACGAGCTGTTCGGCCGGCTGAACAAGGAGGGCCTCGACGTGTCGACCAGCCCGGTGTCGGCGGCCCAGCTCGGCGCCATCATCGACCTGATCCGGGCCGGCACCATCTCCGGCAAGATCGCCAAGGATCTGTTCGAGATCGTCTGGAGCGAGGGCGGCGACCCGGCGGCCATCGTCGAGGCGCGCGGCATGAAGCAGGTCACCGACCTCGGCGCGATCGAGAAGGTGGTCGACGAGATCATCGCCGCCAACCCGGACAAGGTCGCCCAGGCGAAGGAGAAGCCGACGCTGCTCGGCTGGTTCGTCGGCCAGGTCATGAAGGCCTCCCAGGGCAAGGCCAACCCGCAGGCGGTCAACGACCTGCTGAAGGCGAAGATCGGCATCGAGTAG
- a CDS encoding EscU/YscU/HrcU family type III secretion system export apparatus switch protein, whose amino-acid sequence MSGDGDRPDAGQEEPAADDRRRLAVALHYDKAGAPTVTAKGRGAVARRIEETARAHGVPIEADPLLAEALAQIEIDQEIPVELYQAVAVLIGFILRTGTAPHAPR is encoded by the coding sequence ATGAGCGGCGACGGGGACCGGCCGGACGCCGGACAGGAGGAGCCGGCGGCCGACGACCGGCGGCGGCTGGCGGTGGCGCTGCATTACGACAAGGCCGGCGCGCCGACGGTGACCGCCAAGGGCCGCGGCGCCGTCGCCCGGCGCATCGAGGAGACGGCGCGTGCCCACGGCGTTCCGATCGAGGCCGATCCGCTGCTTGCCGAGGCGCTGGCGCAGATCGAGATCGATCAGGAAATCCCCGTCGAACTCTACCAGGCGGTCGCGGTGCTGATCGGTTTCATCCTGCGCACCGGCACGGCACCGCACGCGCCGCGCTGA
- a CDS encoding flagellar hook-length control protein FliK, protein MQAHLVTLQSPAGQMSGQASVGSPPELLPGATLTGRVSAVLGDNGLRLVLGGTMLDVRSPVSLVPGTAVTVRVEAGGTAPKLLLTVLDTSAISTGYQVRPESAAGPAAAPREGLGARAESPAAAVALFSSLSDIVRAGDPAVPAPVRALAGQILGLRLAADAPITADKVRAAVENAGNFRAPTGTAPPSPGAAAAGDLKTLLLSLTGLLRGLGAVPILSGKAPETLRPAAGLPPEPGRGPAPAPGGGGGGAAAVTAGLLARLAGEAEDALARMALNRLATGGEGTTGEASRTTAGRQSEIALDLPLALGAETAVIEMRIARDGGGRAGDDAGALGWQLRFALSLTSTGPVEAAIGLRGGTGFVTLRAEWPETVADFSARRQEIVDGFRDAGLDLEDLRIVQGTAAGRAARWSSGAAATVDRET, encoded by the coding sequence TTGCAAGCTCATCTTGTCACCCTGCAGTCGCCGGCAGGGCAGATGTCGGGTCAGGCTTCGGTCGGCTCGCCGCCGGAGCTTCTTCCCGGCGCGACGCTGACCGGCCGCGTGAGTGCCGTGCTGGGGGATAACGGCCTGCGCCTCGTCCTCGGCGGCACGATGCTGGATGTCCGCTCGCCGGTATCGCTGGTGCCCGGAACGGCGGTGACGGTGCGCGTCGAGGCCGGCGGAACGGCGCCGAAACTGCTCCTCACCGTCCTAGATACATCAGCGATATCAACAGGTTATCAGGTTCGACCCGAGTCGGCCGCAGGCCCGGCGGCCGCGCCGCGCGAAGGCCTTGGTGCACGCGCCGAAAGCCCGGCGGCGGCCGTGGCGCTGTTCTCCAGCCTGTCGGATATCGTGCGCGCCGGCGACCCGGCGGTGCCGGCGCCGGTGCGCGCGCTGGCCGGCCAGATCCTCGGCCTGCGGCTTGCCGCCGACGCGCCGATTACTGCGGACAAGGTGCGGGCGGCGGTTGAAAACGCAGGCAATTTCCGCGCTCCGACGGGGACAGCGCCGCCGTCGCCGGGGGCTGCCGCGGCCGGCGACCTCAAGACGCTGCTGCTGTCGTTGACCGGGCTTCTGCGCGGGCTCGGTGCCGTCCCGATTCTGTCCGGAAAAGCACCGGAAACCCTCCGGCCTGCCGCCGGACTTCCGCCGGAGCCTGGCCGCGGCCCGGCGCCAGCCCCGGGTGGCGGCGGTGGCGGGGCCGCCGCTGTCACTGCCGGGCTGCTCGCCCGTCTGGCCGGCGAGGCGGAGGACGCCCTGGCGCGCATGGCCCTCAACCGTCTCGCCACCGGCGGGGAGGGGACGACTGGCGAAGCCTCCCGGACGACGGCCGGTCGGCAGTCGGAGATCGCCCTCGACCTGCCGCTGGCGCTCGGCGCCGAGACGGCGGTGATCGAGATGCGCATCGCCCGCGACGGCGGCGGCCGGGCCGGGGACGATGCCGGGGCGCTCGGATGGCAGCTGCGCTTCGCGCTGAGCCTGACTTCGACCGGGCCGGTCGAGGCGGCGATCGGCCTGCGCGGCGGGACGGGCTTCGTCACCCTGCGCGCCGAGTGGCCGGAGACCGTCGCCGATTTTTCGGCACGCCGGCAGGAGATCGTCGACGGCTTCCGCGACGCGGGGCTGGACCTGGAGGACCTGCGCATCGTGCAGGGCACGGCGGCGGGCCGCGCCGCGCGCTGGTCGTCCGGGGCGGCTGCGACGGTGGACCGGGAGACATGA